TGCATGCCCGTCTGGCCGAAGGACATAGAACCTTGCATCTTCAGAGCCAATGTATATATTTCCGTTTGGCGCTATTAAAGGAGATGCATCTAAAAGGTATCTGGTACCAAAACTCCACAGAGCCTTACCCTCTGGTTTCATGGCAAACAAATAATAATCTCCGGAACCAAAATAGATCATACCATCAGGGGCAACAGCAGGAGATGATGCTATATGATCAGCGGTCTTTTGCGTCCATTTTACATGTCCTTCCTGAGTAATGGCATGGAGTCTCTTATCCCAGGATCCAACATAAACCGTACCATCGGGCGCAATAGCTGGAGATGAAATGATACCTCCTTCGGATTTGTATTTCCATAGTAAACTACCATCAGGATTGAGCGCGTAGAGATAGCCATCCCAAGATCCAAAGAGAATGGTTCCATCCTTTCGAATAGCAGGTGATGATTCAACCTCTCCTTGTGTCTCGAATGCCCACTTCTGTTTGCCCTCTCGGGTGATAGCATAGAGTTTTTTATCTTTTGATCCGAAATAGATGGTACCGTCTTCTCCAAGGGCAGGAGAGGAAGTAACAGCTCCTTGCGTTTGGAACACCCACTTGAGCACAGGCTTTTGAATACTTGCATAAGGACTTCTTCCGGTATGTTGTAAATCATGCCTGAACATAGGCCATGGTGTATCAGCGGTCTGTGCATAAAGTGTTTTTGACAGGGGAGTGGAACATAAGAAGAGAAGAAATAAAGATGGGACAAAGAATCTGGAACATTTTTTTATCATAGAGAATTCCTTTTAAAGTATTCCTTTTGTTGATGGGATATCCTTTCTACGCGTATCCGTGCTCATAGCATCTTTCAATGCTGTGGCCAGCCCCTTGAAAATTGCCTCGGCTATATGATGTGCATTCGTGCCGTAGGGAACATTTACATGGAGGTTAATACCTGCGTTTGTGCTCAATGCTTCCAAAAATTCCTCAATGAGTTCTGCGTCAAAATTTCCGATCTTTTCTGTAGGAAACAGTACATGAAATACCATTGCAGATCTGCCACTGATATCTATGGCGATATTGGCAAGAGACTCTTGCATCGGGACGCTTGCATGTGAAAAACGCCGGATCCCCTTTTTATCGCCCAAAGCCTCTTTTATTCCTTGTCCCAGGCAGATCCCTATATCTTCTACCGTATGGTGATCATCAACATTACGGTCACCGATTGCCTTGATGTCCATATCGAACAGGGCATGTTTCGTCAGGAGATCAAGCATATGATCTAGGAAGCCAATGCCGGTGTTGATGTGGCTATTTCCCTCTCCATCGAGATTGACTATTAATTCAATCTGGGTTTCTTTCGTCTTTCTCTGAATCATTGCTCTGCGTTTTTCCATTGATTTTCTTTTGTTTATAGGTGACTAGGGCTAAAATAAATAAGGTATCGTGCCAATATTCAGGGGCAATAGGCAACTTTAGATTTTGCATGATTATTGGATATAAGCTCTTTCAGGTTTCTTAATAAAATTTCAACTTCTTCTCTTGTTCCGATGGTAATTCGTAAACAGTCATCCAACCTTCTTATATTAAAATATCGTACAAGTATTTTTCTCGATTTTAATGCTTGATATACATGGTGAGCAGAAACACCTCTCATACATTTTGCCAGGATGAAATTGGTTTGAGACGGATATACATAAAATCCCAACTCCTGCAGCGACTGAGCGAGGTATTGCCGTGTTTCTTTTATTTTTTCAACGTTAGCCCTCATGGTTTTTTGATCATCCAATGCAGCCACAACGGCGGTAATGCTGAGTCTGTCAACATTATAGGAATCCTTTACCTTCATCATTCCCTGAATGATAGATTCCTGAGCAATACAAAACCCGAAGCGTATACCAGCTAATGAATAGGATTTTGAAAGTGTACGAAGGATGAGGATATTATCATGCTGTTCAACCAAAGAGAGGCAATTATCATCTGCAAAATCGGCGTATGCTTCATCAATAACAAGCACACCATCTACCTGAGAAGCGATCTTTGATATTTCGCCCGGTGATATCATTGTTCCCGAAGGGGAATTTGGGTTTGCCAGAAAAGTAACCTTTGCTCCTTTTACTATAAAATCCCCGGGAAGAGAATACTCTTCAGTAAAATCTACAGCATACTCAGACGCATCCTGCAGTTCAGCAAGTGTTTTATAGAGCATATACGATGGATAAGGGAAGACCACTGTGTCGCCGGTTCCGGCGAAACTTCGTATGATAATCGACAATAAATCATCTGAACCGTTTCCGGCTATAACATACTCTGGCCTTGTACCTAACACCTGAGCAATTTTTATTCTGGCTGCTGTTGCGATTGGATCAGGGTAAAGACGAAGAGTTTCGTTTACCGCCTCTTTAATAGCACGGAAAACCTCCGGAGAAGGTGGATAAGGATTTTCATTTGTATTAAGCTTTATATAAATGCCGTCTTTCGGTTGTTCACCTGGTATATACCCCGACATCTTTTCAATATTGTCTCGAAAATAACTCAATGGCATACTCCTTATTTCAGAGATTTACTCTTCTCTTTGTTTAATCTGATTTGAATGGAACGTGTGTGTGCATCCAGGCCTTCAGCCTTTGAAATCTCGACAATATCATCACAAGCATCCTTAAGCGCTGACTTTGAATAGGTTATTACACTGGATCTTTTCAGAAAATCATTTACCGATAACCCGGAAGAAAAGCGAGCCGTACTACCTGTAGGGAGTACATGAGAAGGCCCTGCGATATAATCTCCTAATGCGACAGGTGTATAGGAACCCAAAAAGATTGCCCCGGCATGCTTAATATGTGACAACACGTTTCTGGGATTTTGCGTCATAATTTGTAAATGTTCCGGAGCTAAGGTATTCGCAATGTCTATACATTCGTCAATATTTTTTGTCAAGAGAATGATACCGAATTTATCAAGACATCTTTTTGTATCTGTACGCCGTTTCAAATTGGTTATTTGTAGCTTTAACTCTACCAGTACTTGTTCTGTCAATAACTCTGAGAAAGTAACCAGTATTGCGATACCTGGTGTATGTTCTGCTTGCGATAACAGGTCAGATGCTACAAACGATGGGTTTGCGCGGTCATCAGCTACAATTACTACCTCGCTCGGTCCTGCCAGCATATCGATGCCGGCATATCCAAAGATTTCCCTTTTCGCAAGCGTTACAAATATATTCCCGGGTCCCACGATTTTGTCTACTTTTGGAACTGTTTCTGTACCAAACGCAAGGGCGGCAATAGCCTGGGCGCCACCAATCTTATAGATTTCATTCACACCCGATTCCTTTGCAGCTACCAATCTTTCTGGCGGGATGGTTCCATCTTTTGCAGGTGGTGTAGTCATGATTATCTTGCCAACACCTGCTACACGTGCCGGTATGGTATTCATCAATACCGTTGATGGATAGGAGGCGGCGCCACCCGGAACATAAACCCCAACGCTCTCAAGAGGGGAATACACCGTATCAAGCACAACACCATGTGTTTTTAACGGGCTGATATTACGGATTCGTATGTGTTCCTGGTACGTCCATATATTTGTGATAGCCCGTTGAATAGACCTTACAAAAGGAAGTGATATCTTCTTATACGCTTCCGCAATTTCTTCATCCTTTACCTGAAATTCAGCTGGCAGGAGAGAAGCCTTATCAAAGCGTTTACTATAGCTTACAATAGCCTTATCTCCACGCTTTTGAATATCGCGGATGATTTTGAGTACGGCATCTCTCTGATTTGAGAAACCGTCTAAAACACTTAACCGTTGCTTGAGTTTCTTAATTTCCTTATCAATATTACATTCCCATGTTCTGAGCACCTGCATTGCCGTATTCCAAAAATTAACGAGGCATAAGCCTCGTTTAGTCTATCGTGAATTATGTAATGTAGCTGTACAAAATATCCAGAAATTATATTTTTTACTGAAAATATTGTCAAGGGAAATGAAATGAGTTTCATTTTGACTTTCACATGCAAGGCGATATAATACAAAAAATTTTGGATATTGTACTATGACTATAATAGCAGGGGTAGATGAAGCCGGATACGGTCCTGTGCTTGGACCTTTGGTAATTACAGCTATTGCTTTCGATGTGCCGGATGAAAAGATAGATTGCTCGCTATGGAAATTGCTGGAAGATGCTGTTTCAAACGGTCTCAAAAGCAAGATGCATCGATTGACTGTTCGGGACAGTAAAAAGTTGTATAATGCGCGTAGCGGGTTAAAATCATTAGAAGATATTGTTCTCTCTTTTCTGTTATCAAAAGATGTAAAGATCACATCATTTTATCAATTGCTTAACGTTCTATCGTGCTGTCACATCAAGATACTCAGCCGTTATCCCTGGTATGCCGGGAAAGATTATCCGTTGCCATTGGCTACGAGTGTTTCTGCTGTTTTAAATTATACCCATTTGTTAAAATATGTTTTACAGAAGCAAAACATCCAATTTTGCTATACAGTCAGTCGCGTTGTAACGGTTAAAGAATTAAATGAACAGGTAGAGGTATCAGGAAATAAGGCTACGGTATTATTCGATAATTTTATAACGCTTGTTACTGATCTGTGGAACCGTTGTGATGGCGCTGGCACTATAAGATTAATTGCAGATAAGCAAGGTGGCAGGAATAGTTATCTTAGCCTCTTAAGAGACCGGTTGCCCGGAGTGGATATAACGGTCTTAAAAGAAGGTGTTAAAGTTTCAGCATATAAGATTTCATGTGCACGAAGAGAAATGGAGATATCTTTTGTGGAGAAAGGTGAAGATGCCTGCATGACGGTAGCTCTGGCATCCGTGTTTAGCAAATATATGAGAGAATTATTTATGCGGTTGGAGAATCACTATTGGCTTCAATTTGTCCCTGATTTAAAACCAACAGCGGGCTATTACGAAGATGCGCAGAGGTTTTTATCAGAGATAGCGTCCATTAAAAAAAGAGAATTGATCCAGGATGATATCTTAATACGTAGTAAATAGATATTTAAAATTACAGAGTACACAGTGAAAGAATAAAAATAGCTGATCAAAGAGAGACGGAGAAGAAAGAGAAAAAAGGTTAAGGACTTTCTTTGTGTTCTTAGTGTCTTTGTGGCTAACTTCATGAATGAAAGGAGTTTTTTAAAGAAAATGGCTGTAAATGTGGCGGTTGTAGGCGCAACAGGCGCTGTAGGCGAGGAATTTTTACGGATATTGGAAAGCAGAAAATTTCCTATACATGAATTGAGATTGCTGGCTTCAAAACGTTCTGCCAGCAAGAAGATGAAGTTTTGCGGGGTTGATTATACAGTACAGGAATTAACCAGGCAATCATTTCAGGGTATAAAGATTGCTCTGTTTAGCGCAGGGGCAAATATTAGCAGGGAATATGTACCCTATGCTATCGAGAGCGGTGCTATTTGTGTGGATAATTCCAGTGCCTTTAGAATGGATGATGATGTTCCCTTGGTGGTACCCGAGGTAAACCCTCAGGAAATTGCCAGGCATTATGGTGTAATTGCCAATCCTAACTGTTCTACCATTCAGATGGTGGTCGCTCTGAAACCGATCCATGATGTTGCCGGGATAAAGAGAATTGTTGTCTCAACATATCAGGCAGTATCTGGTGCAGGGCTGAAGGCAGTTGATGAACTTCAAAAGGAGACTTCCAGCATCCTCGAGGGTAAGAGAGATTTTAAGAGAAGTTTATTTCCGCATCAGATTGCATTTAATGTTTTGCCCCAGATTCCCCAGAGTAATGCGTTTTTGTCCGATGGATATACATCTGAGGAGATGAAGATGGTGAATGAGACGAAAAAGATTATGGGGGATAATAGCATTGGGGTGACCGCAACAACGGTACGCGTACCTGTTATTCGTAGCCATAGTGAATCAGTTAACGTAGAAACAAAGAAAAAGATTACTGCCCGGGAGGTAAAAGATCTCCTGCTAAAAGCGCCGGGTGTTACTGTTATAGATGATCCGGGCAATCAGCTATATCCTCTGGCTACAGATGCGGCTGGGAAGGATGATGTGTTTGTGGGGCGTATCCGTGAGGACAAATCCATTGAGAATGGGATTAACTTATGGATTGTGAGCGATAATCTCCGAAAAGGAGCTGCCCTCAATGCCGTCCAGATTGCCGAAAAGTTATTAGAAAAGTTATGATAGGGAAGAAAATCTGATTTACCACGGAGGACGCAAAGAAAGGCAAATTTAAGATGCAGGGCAAGGCTTTAGCCTTGCTCCCCGCCTCTGAATATGCGCACAGGGATAGTAACCCTAAAGAGTTGCCCTACAGAAAAAATCCTATACTATAAATAAATTTGTCTGTTTTCTCTGCACCCTCTGCAGGGAACTATTTCTCTGTTGTTAACGGGCTGACACCATTGCATCTCTTAGTACTTGTATGGTATGCACACAGGTAATTTCAGAACCTCGTGAGGCAAGAAGATCCTCGATCTGCATCCGGCATCCGGGACATCCCGTTGCTACTGCTTTTGCACCGCTTTTTTCTATGGTTCTTGCCTTATGTTCACCAATCTTCATTGAGAGGTCATAATGCAGTATATTAAATATTCCACCGCCGCCGCAGCATCGTTCCGGAGTTTCCATTTCCTGAAACTGGGCCGAACGTCTCAGGATATCCCTCGGCTGCTTTGAGATATTTTGTCCCCAATGGAGATGACATGGATCGTGGTATGAGATTTTTGTCGTTAGGGGCTGTAGTTTATACGTAAAATATTTTTCAATAAACTCGGATATATCATAGAGTTTTTCTCTAAATTTTTGAGAACGATCGCCTAAGATATGATGGTAATCCCTTTTCAGTGTCCTTCCGCAAGTGGCGCAGGCAGTAATAATAAAATCAACCTGGGCTTCCTCAAATACCCTTACGTTTGTTTCCGCTAATTTCCGTGCTGTTTTTACGTCTCCCAGCGACCGTGCGGGAATACCGCAGCATAGCTGTTTGGAGGGAATAATTACCTCAACATCGAGATGGTGTAATACCTCGACCACCGCATCTGCAATATCGGTATAAACATAGTTGATAAGGCATCCCACATAAAAACCCACCCGCATTTTAGGATTATGTATCTTTTTTGTAGTACGGTATTTGTCTAATACAAATTCTTTTGCCAGAGGCGGAATCCATCTTCCATCCATAAACATCAGCGGTAAATGCCTCATGGCGCCATGTCGTTTTAAGGGAACAATCCGTTGAAAAGCGCTGGCTGATTTTAAAAGAAGATTAAAGAGCCGTCTTCGGGGAAGAAAGAGCTGTAATATTATTCGTGGTATAAGCCATATCCCGATATGATTTGCCAGGTCATCGGTCATTGTCTGTATAATAAAATCATAATCGACGCCCGAAGGACAGATACTGGAGCATCGGAGGCATTTCTTACAGGAGAGGAGATAATCTCTCAACTGTTTTGTGTAAAAGATCTCGCCATCCCGTAATGCTTCTGCAAGGCTAATGCGACCTCGCGCTACCATGGACTCGTTACCTGTTTCGATAAAAACAGGGCAGATTGAGCGACACTTACCACATTTAGCACACTTGTTAATTTCCGTTTCCCGTGTTTTCGTAATCATAATGTTTATTTTACAATACCTTATTCTTTATCATGTACTTCATTCTGTTGTTTTCCTTAAATCCTGGAAAATATCTATTTAATATAACACAAATTTACTATAATTTAAATAAACTAATCCACTACTGTTGCAGTATATTTCGTATAGCGGATAAATAGCAGTATTGTATATATGAATTATCTTTAAACGTATCTTAGGCTTTTGTGATCTATTTACCAGGGCAGGATTTATACGCTCCTGCGTATTTACTTTATGGAATATGATGTATGTCAAAAATAAAAATTCTTCCCTCATCTGTTATTAATAAAATTGCTGCAGGTGAGGTGATTGACCGCCCGGCATCTGTAGTAAAGGAATTGATTGAGAATGCTATTGATGCCGGAGCATCGAGAATTGATACGTATTTAGAAGATGGGGGCAGAAAACTGATACGTGTCTCAGATGATGGTGTCGGGATGGATACTGAAGACCTTGCGATTGCCTTTCAAAGCCATGCTACCAGTAAACTGCAGAGTGCAGATGATTTATTTTCAATTCATTCCCTGGGTTTTCGGGGAGAAGCGCTGCCGAGTATTGGAGCCATTTCACACGCGTGTATTATTTCCAGGGCGAAAGGAACTATACACGGAGCGGAAATAAGAATCGACGGCGGAGTTCTTGGGCACATGAAGGAGCGGGGTGCGCCTGAAGGTACACAAGTTGAGGTAAGGGATCTGTTTTTTAATACTCCTGTACGGAAAAAATTCATGAAGACCGCACCTACGGAAATAGCGTATATTTCCGAAGTATTAACGAGATTTTCTCTCTCCTATCCGAAGATTCATTTTACCCTTATGCATAACAACAGGATGGTGTTCAACCTTCCACCCGTTCATGATGTAGCTGAACGTATTGGGATGTTCTTTGGTGAGGAGATGAGAAAACATCTTATCAGCGTATTTCTCAGAGAGGAAATGTGTGCCCTTTCAGGATATGTTGTACCTCCTTTTTTTAATAAAGCGAATGCAAGGATGCAATTCATATTTTTGAATGGCCGCTATATCAAGGATAGCGCTATCTTTCGGGCTATTCATGAGGCCTATCACGGAAAATTAATGCATAAGAGGTATCCGATTGTTTTCTTGTTTCTTCAGGTGGAGCCATCCGAGGTGGACGTGAATGTCCACCCGACAAAAATTGAGGTGCGCTTCCGGAATACGAACGTAATGTATAATTATATCCTTTCAGCATTAAAAGAAGGTTTAAATAAATCAACAACTCAACCTGCTACGATACTATCTCCTATACAAGAGCTGGAAAGGGAATCGATAAAGACAGAGGGAGCAGACCTTATAAAAAAGTCATTGTGGGAACAATTCTCTTTTAAAAGGGCAGATGAGCTTTCCACGAGACATGGATTAACAAAGAGGCATGAACCTATCTCTCTTCCTTGCGAAAGCGCAAACAGGGACGATGAAAAATCTGTTTTGAGACCTATATCGAAGATAGATAATGATATTCAAACGAACAGAGAAACAGATAAAGAAGAAAAGATAAGAATTCCGGAAGGCATTATGAGAAGCAAGAGAGTATATCTCCAAATTCATAATTCCTACATCGTAGAAGAGACGGAAGATGGATTGAATATTATAGATCAACATGCCCTGCACGAGATAATCTTGTACCATGAAATAGAATCGAGTATACGCGCTTCCAGGTCTTTCAGTCAACGCTTACTAATACCCGAACTTGTCGAGCTGAATCCAAAAGATTTTTTTAGTGTTATCAGTTTGAGAGAATATCTGGAATCGATAGGAATTGAGGCTGAGGAGTTTGGTCAGCATACGGTTGTGATCCGTTCCTTTCCGCAAATTCTGAAGCATTTAAATGCCAAAGCATTTATAGAGGAGATACTAGCCGAATTAAGCGAGGAAGATTTCCTGAAAGGAAAAGATAAGATTTTAAGCAAGTTAATCAGCGTTATGGCATGCAAAGGCGCTATCAAGGCAGGTCAAAGGCTTGAACCACAAGAGATAGAAGAACTCCTGGAAAAGAAAAGAAGTATACATGCATACATACATAACTGTCCACACGGCAGACCAACAGCTTTAAATTTTTCTCTGGATGAGTTACAAAGACAATTCAAAAGAAAATAGCAATAATAAAATATCGTAACATTGATTTTAAACTATCCTATGTTTTTTTATAGTGAGAGTTTAAGTATATTTAAAGGGCCAAGAAATCACTTGACTTTTATTTTTACGAGTGATAAGATTTTTATATAATTCATTGTGGCAATTTGTATTACGGTAAAACAAGACATCTCTTTGGTGTAGAGTACATGTTTGAATTAATCGTTGAAACAGATTTTTCTGCAGCGCATAACCTGCGGGAATACAAAGGGCAATGCGAGAGGCTTCACGGTCATAATTGGAAGGTTCAGGTTGTTTTAAAGGCTGAAAATTTGAACAAATTAGGTATGGTTATGGATTTTCGGGAAGCGAAAACTATTCTTGGAGAGATCATAAATACTTTTGATCACGCTTACTTGAACGAACTTCCTGCTTTCAAGGTTTTAAACCCAACGACGGAAAACCTTTCTCAATTACTCTATCATGAGTTGAAGAGTAAACTGCCCGCCGGAGTGATGGTTGGCAGAGTAACAACCTGGGAATCTGACCGTTGCGGGGCTGTATATTTTGAATGAGTTCTTTTACAATATAAGGGTAGGCAATGGCGGTAATATTACAAGTGGCCCTCGATTTTGTTGATCTTCACCGGGCTGTAAAGGTTGCTCAGGAGGCGATTGAGGGGGGGGCTGATTGGCTTGAGATTGGCACTCCGCTTATTAAGAGCGAGGGGATGAATGCGATACGCCATTTTAGAAAGTTATTTCCTGCTGTAACTTTGGTTGCTGATATGAAAACTATGGATGCGGGTCGTACTGAGGTGGAGATGGCTGCAAAAGCGGGTGCGAATATTGCCGTTGTGATGGGGCATGCTCCTGATTCAACAATAAGGGAGTGTATAGAGGCGGGAAGGAATTATGGTATAAAAATTTGTGTAGACTTTATGAATGATAGCAAAATCGATGAACATATTACGAATATAGAAAAATGGGGCGCAGATTATATTGCTGTTCATACCGCTATAGATGATCAAATGCATGGGGAAACGCCTTTCAATATGTTGCAGCGTATCGGTAGTAAAGTAAAAATACCCATCGCTGTTGCAGGTGGTATAAATTCTGAAAACGTACTGGATACCGTAAATGCAGGAGCAAGCGTTGTTATTGTCGGTGGATATATTACGAAATCAAAAAACGCAAAAGTTGCAGCAGAAAGTATTAAGAATGCGATTAGAGAGAATCGGCGGATCTGTACGACACTATTTAAAAGGGTAACGCCCGAAGAAGTCCGGGATGCTTTAATGAAACTTTCTACGGCGAATATTTCAGATGGCAGTCACCGTGCAGAAGGTATTACCGGATTATACCCAATATATACTAATATGAAATTGCTCGGTAATGCGGTTACTGTCCGGACATATCCTGGCGACTGGGCAAAGCCGGTTGAGGCTATAGATATTGCAAAAGAGGGTGATATAATTGTGATTGATGCGGGAGGGACTGGTCCTGCAGTTTGGGGAGAATTAGCAACTCACAGTGCATTGCAAAAAAAAATACGGGGTGTGGTTATTCATGGAGCAATGCGGGACGTTGCAGAAATCAGGAAATTAAACTTTCCGGCTTTTACAAAAATGGTGATGCCAATGGCGGGTGAACCAAAAGGATTTGGTGAGATTAACGTGCCGATTCGCATATCGGGAATTCAAATAAATCCTGGTGATTGGATTATAGGAGATGATGATGGGTTGATGGTGCTTCCCCAGTCGGAAGCAGATATTATGGTTAATTACGGTATGGACTGTTTAGAAAAAGAGAATAGGATTCGAGAGGAAATAATATCTGAAAAAAGTTCTTTAGGAAAAGTCATAGATGTGTTAAAATGGGAAAAAAGATGATTTTATTAGACTTAATCTAAAGATTCGATTGAGGTAATTAAAGAATGAAGTGTGAGTCCTGCAATAAAAAGCATGCGACGGTTCATTTAACCGAAATTGTTGGCACTGCAAAGAAAGAGCGGCACCTTTGCGAAGAATGCGCGCAAACCGTTAATACACAACTTGCAAAAATTCCAACACCTACAGAGATATTGACCAGCCTGATTAATCAAGTAGCGCCAGAAATTAACGAGATGTCTAAGATCTCTTGCCCGGTATGTGGATTATCCTATCTGGATTTCCGCTCTCATGGTCGATTGGGTTGTCCTATGGATTATACTATTTTCAGGAAAGGTTTGATCCCGTTATTAGAAAAGATGCATGGTAGTACTCAACATGTAGGAAAGGTTCCTTCGAGGGCCGGAAAAGAATTAATCAAAAAAAATGAACTCATGCAATTACGAAGCGAACTCAATAAAGCGGTGGAAAAAGAGGATTATGAAAAGGCGGCGGAGTTGAGGGACAAGATTTATGAACTTTCAGGCGACAACAATAATGAAGATTAGTGATTTAACTGATAATACAGGAGAATGGTTAAGAGGAACGGGACCTGATTCAGATATTGTTATTAGCAGCAGGATTCGTTTGGCAAGGAATGTGGCGCGATTTCCCTTTCTTTCGAGGGCCAATGTAAAGCAAAAAACGGAACTTGAGGAAATCATAAGGGATAAGATTAAGGAATCTGAAATTACCCAGGACCTTTTTTATGTAAATCTTGCAGATATTTCGCCTGTGGATCGGCTTTTTCTTGTAGAACGTCATCTTATTAGCAGGGAGCATGCCGGAGGAGAGGGCGTAAGGGGCGTTGCTTTTGGAAAATCAGAAACCATTAGTCTTATGGTAAACGAAGAAGATCACCTGAGAATACAAGTGATTCGTTCAGGATTTGAATTAAAGGAAACATGGAAAACAATTGATGATATTGATAATAAGTTAGAGAAAAAGATAAACTATGCTTATTCCTCGCGTTTTGGTTATTTGACATCCTGCCCTACGAATGTTGGCACCGGAATGAGAGCCTCTGTTATGTTGCATTTACCTGCACTGGGCATGACACACCATATTGAAAAGGTATTTAATGCGGTTGTGAAACTTGGACTAGTAGTAAGGGGGATGTATGGTGAGGGGACGCAAGTTTCCGGAGATTTGTATCAAATCTCTAACCAGTTTACCCTTGGGAAATCAGAATTGGAAATTATTGAAATTATAGAGAGTGTGATTCCCAGGATTACCAGTTATGAGCGAATGGCGCGAAAAGCATTGGTTTCTGAAAGCCGGGAACAATTGGAAGACCGTGTATGGCGGTCTTACGGTATGCTTAAGGTCGCGCGGACGATTTCTTCCGATGAAATTTTGCACTTGCTATCTCAAGTACGAATGGGCGTTAACTTAGGAATAATTAACGATATTCAAATGAAAACATTAAATGAACTCTTCATACTTACACTACCTGGGCATTTACAAAAGTTAGAAGGACGAGAGCTTACTTCTGCTCAGAGAAATATTATTCGCGCATCGTATGTAAGAAAGCGCCTTGAAAAGATAGAAAGTTGAAAGGATAGGTATGTACTATGTTTGATCGATTTACTGATCGTGCTAGAAAAGTTATGGCGCTCGCACGCGAGGAAGCCAGGCGATTCAATCACGAATATATTGGAACCGAGCATATTTTGCTGGGGTTGGTGAAGGAAGGCAGCGGGGTTGCGGCAAATGTTTTGCAAAACCTCGATATAGAGCTGAAAAAAATACGTCTTGAAGTAGAAAAAATTGTGCAAAGCGGTTCAGACCTTGTTTCCGTAGGACAGTTACCCTTCACCCCGCGTGTAAAAAAGGTACTGGAATACGCTATGGAAGAAGCACGGGCATTAGGGCACAATTATATTGGGACAGAGCATTTATTATTGGGATTGCTGAGAGAACAGGAAGGTGTTGCGGCACAGGTATTGTTAAATCTTGGCGTAAAACTTGAGGATGTACGGGAAGAGGTTATTGGATTGCTGGGCTCTGAAGCTGCTCAAGGGGGCGCCAATCAGGAGAAAGAAGAAAAGAAGGGGAAATCGAAAACCCCTGCTTTAGATTCTTTTGGGAGGGACCTTACACAACAAGCGAGAGAACATGAGCTTGACCCTGTTATTGGACGTCAGGATGTGATTGAACGTGTTATTCAAGT
The genomic region above belongs to Candidatus Jettenia caeni and contains:
- a CDS encoding aspartate-semialdehyde dehydrogenase, producing the protein MAVNVAVVGATGAVGEEFLRILESRKFPIHELRLLASKRSASKKMKFCGVDYTVQELTRQSFQGIKIALFSAGANISREYVPYAIESGAICVDNSSAFRMDDDVPLVVPEVNPQEIARHYGVIANPNCSTIQMVVALKPIHDVAGIKRIVVSTYQAVSGAGLKAVDELQKETSSILEGKRDFKRSLFPHQIAFNVLPQIPQSNAFLSDGYTSEEMKMVNETKKIMGDNSIGVTATTVRVPVIRSHSESVNVETKKKITAREVKDLLLKAPGVTVIDDPGNQLYPLATDAAGKDDVFVGRIREDKSIENGINLWIVSDNLRKGAALNAVQIAEKLLEKL
- a CDS encoding hypothetical iron sulfur protein, with translation MVARGRISLAEALRDGEIFYTKQLRDYLLSCKKCLRCSSICPSGVDYDFIIQTMTDDLANHIGIWLIPRIILQLFLPRRRLFNLLLKSASAFQRIVPLKRHGAMRHLPLMFMDGRWIPPLAKEFVLDKYRTTKKIHNPKMRVGFYVGCLINYVYTDIADAVVEVLHHLDVEVIIPSKQLCCGIPARSLGDVKTARKLAETNVRVFEEAQVDFIITACATCGRTLKRDYHHILGDRSQKFREKLYDISEFIEKYFTYKLQPLTTKISYHDPCHLHWGQNISKQPRDILRRSAQFQEMETPERCCGGGGIFNILHYDLSMKIGEHKARTIEKSGAKAVATGCPGCRMQIEDLLASRGSEITCVHTIQVLRDAMVSAR
- a CDS encoding histidinol-phosphate aminotransferase, encoding MSYFRDNIEKMSGYIPGEQPKDGIYIKLNTNENPYPPSPEVFRAIKEAVNETLRLYPDPIATAARIKIAQVLGTRPEYVIAGNGSDDLLSIIIRSFAGTGDTVVFPYPSYMLYKTLAELQDASEYAVDFTEEYSLPGDFIVKGAKVTFLANPNSPSGTMISPGEISKIASQVDGVLVIDEAYADFADDNCLSLVEQHDNILILRTLSKSYSLAGIRFGFCIAQESIIQGMMKVKDSYNVDRLSITAVVAALDDQKTMRANVEKIKETRQYLAQSLQELGFYVYPSQTNFILAKCMRGVSAHHVYQALKSRKILVRYFNIRRLDDCLRITIGTREEVEILLRNLKELISNNHAKSKVAYCP
- a CDS encoding imidazoleglycerol-phosphate dehydratase, with the translated sequence MEKRRAMIQRKTKETQIELIVNLDGEGNSHINTGIGFLDHMLDLLTKHALFDMDIKAIGDRNVDDHHTVEDIGICLGQGIKEALGDKKGIRRFSHASVPMQESLANIAIDISGRSAMVFHVLFPTEKIGNFDAELIEEFLEALSTNAGINLHVNVPYGTNAHHIAEAIFKGLATALKDAMSTDTRRKDIPSTKGIL
- a CDS encoding histidinol dehydrogenase — encoded protein: MQVLRTWECNIDKEIKKLKQRLSVLDGFSNQRDAVLKIIRDIQKRGDKAIVSYSKRFDKASLLPAEFQVKDEEIAEAYKKISLPFVRSIQRAITNIWTYQEHIRIRNISPLKTHGVVLDTVYSPLESVGVYVPGGAASYPSTVLMNTIPARVAGVGKIIMTTPPAKDGTIPPERLVAAKESGVNEIYKIGGAQAIAALAFGTETVPKVDKIVGPGNIFVTLAKREIFGYAGIDMLAGPSEVVIVADDRANPSFVASDLLSQAEHTPGIAILVTFSELLTEQVLVELKLQITNLKRRTDTKRCLDKFGIILLTKNIDECIDIANTLAPEHLQIMTQNPRNVLSHIKHAGAIFLGSYTPVALGDYIAGPSHVLPTGSTARFSSGLSVNDFLKRSSVITYSKSALKDACDDIVEISKAEGLDAHTRSIQIRLNKEKSKSLK